The Curtobacterium poinsettiae DNA segment TCGCGGTCGCCGGGCAGGCCGACGACCACGACCTCGCGTGTGCCGTCGAGGTGGGTGAGCGCGAGGACGACGTTCTTCAGCGTGTCGGCCGCGGTCCACGGGGCGCCCTCGCGGGGCGCGACCTGGTTCGCGTGGGCGACGAGCGTGTCGATCGTCGGGGTGTCCGACGCCGGCAGCAGCACGGGCTCGGGCTGGCCCTCGATCGGCAGCGACTCGGGGACGGGGGTGACGTACGCCTCGACGTTGGCCGCGTAGCCGCCTGCGCTGCGGACGAAGGTGTCCTCGCCGACGCCGATGGGGTGCAGGAACTCCTCGGACTTGGAGCCGCCCATCGCACCGGCGTCGGCCTTGACGATGACGTAGTCGAGGCCGAGGCGGGCGAAGATCTTCTCGTACGCGTCGCGCATGACCTGGTAGCTGCGCTCGAGGCCCTCGTCGGTGAGGTCGAACGAGTACGCGTCCTTCATCGTGAACTCGCGGCCGCGCAGGAGGCCGGCGCGGGGGCGGGCCTCGTCGCGGTACTTGTCCTGGATCTGGAACAGCGTGACCGGCAGGTCCTTGTAGGACGAGTACAGGTCCTTCACCAGGAGGGCGAACATCTCCTCGTGCGTGGGTGCGAGCAGGTAGTCGGAGCCCTTGCGGTCCTGCAGGCGGAACATGCCGTCGCCGTACTCGGTCCAGCGGTTCGTCGCCTCGTACGGTTCGCGCGGCAGCAGCGCCGGGAGCAGGACCTCCTGCGCACCGGCAGCGATCATCTCGTCGCGGATGATCGCCTCGATCTTGGCGCGCACCCGGAGTCCGAGCGGCAGCCAGGCGAAGATCCCCGGGGACTGGCGCCGGACGTAGCCGGCGCGGACGAGCAGCTTGTGGCTCGTCACCTCGGCGTCGGAGGGGTCGTCGCGGAGCGTACGGAGGAACAGATGCGAAAGCCGTGTGACCACG contains these protein-coding regions:
- a CDS encoding proline--tRNA ligase, with protein sequence MVTRLSHLFLRTLRDDPSDAEVTSHKLLVRAGYVRRQSPGIFAWLPLGLRVRAKIEAIIRDEMIAAGAQEVLLPALLPREPYEATNRWTEYGDGMFRLQDRKGSDYLLAPTHEEMFALLVKDLYSSYKDLPVTLFQIQDKYRDEARPRAGLLRGREFTMKDAYSFDLTDEGLERSYQVMRDAYEKIFARLGLDYVIVKADAGAMGGSKSEEFLHPIGVGEDTFVRSAGGYAANVEAYVTPVPESLPIEGQPEPVLLPASDTPTIDTLVAHANQVAPREGAPWTAADTLKNVVLALTHLDGTREVVVVGLPGDRDVDLKRAEVSFAPAEVEAAGDDDFKKHRGLVKGYIGPQVLGADSATGLRYFVDPRVVDGTSWITGANERGVHVSGLVAGRDFVADGVVEVSDVRAGDPSPDGSGPLETARGMEIGHVFQLGRKYAEALGLKVQDENGKLATVTMGSYGIGVTRILAILAESHNDEKGLVWPKNVAPFDVHIVATGRDQVAYDLAASVVAELEGERFDVLYDDRPKVSPGVKLRDAELLGMPIVVVAGRGAAEGVVELWDRATGDRRDVPVADLLDAVRAI